The following proteins are encoded in a genomic region of Candidatus Marinarcus aquaticus:
- the mobA gene encoding molybdenum cofactor guanylyltransferase MobA: MNNVTSTLTNNKNTPIVILCGGKSSRMQRDKSLLPFNDYTSLIQYQYERLKSEFTDVYISTKKHKFDFLDSKHEDIIYDKDEEYSPIVALQTIFETLKSEKVCIITVDTPLITTVTINKLINASLASDITIATTSNREHNLCGVFSKNVLSFIKNMLRKNIHKVGYLLKHSRTNYLKCENEEEFLNMNTPDDYKAALARISLTNK, from the coding sequence ATGAATAACGTCACTTCAACGCTTACGAATAACAAGAACACTCCCATCGTTATTTTGTGCGGTGGGAAGAGTTCACGAATGCAACGGGATAAATCTCTTCTGCCATTTAATGACTATACTTCGCTCATCCAATATCAATATGAACGACTCAAATCTGAGTTTACTGATGTATATATCTCTACTAAAAAGCATAAATTTGATTTCTTAGATTCAAAGCATGAGGATATTATTTATGACAAAGATGAAGAGTACTCGCCTATCGTTGCTTTACAAACTATCTTTGAAACACTCAAAAGTGAAAAAGTCTGTATTATTACGGTTGATACACCATTGATAACAACAGTAACGATTAATAAACTCATCAATGCATCTTTGGCTTCTGATATTACGATTGCAACAACATCAAATAGAGAGCATAATCTTTGTGGTGTCTTTTCTAAGAATGTTTTATCTTTTATTAAAAACATGCTTAGAAAAAATATACACAAAGTTGGTTACTTATTGAAACACTCACGTACAAACTACTTAAAGTGCGAAAATGAAGAAGAGTTTCTCAATATGAACACCCCCGATGACTACAAAGCCGCGCTGGCACGTATAAGTCTGACTAATAAGTAA
- the leuC gene encoding 3-isopropylmalate dehydratase large subunit yields MGQTITEKIFSEHVGREVYAGEIVRSPIDMVIGNDITTPISIKAFEEGGFEKLANPEGFAIVLDHFIPAKDIASANQAKISRDFAMKHDLKYFFDEKDMGIEHALLPEKGLVLPGDVIIGADSHTCTHGALGAFSTGMGSTDISFGMITGGNWFKVPESIKVIFKGKPSEFVTGKDLILEIIRILGVDGALYKALEFTGDAIQYLSMDDRFSLCNMAIEAGAKNGIVAYDEITKEFLDSRDSLRAEPKIHYSDDDANYCQVIEIDVEKLEPVIAYPFLPSNGHSVSQAVADEIRVDQVFIGSCTNGRLSDFKIAAEILKDKKVARHVRLILTPGTQKILRDATKLGYIDTLVDAGAVVSNPTCGACLGGYMGILGDDEVCISTTNRNFVGRMGSRSSKIYLANSAVAAASAISGYITDPRSL; encoded by the coding sequence TGAGATTGTTCGAAGTCCAATTGATATGGTTATTGGAAATGACATTACAACGCCAATCTCTATTAAAGCCTTCGAAGAGGGTGGTTTTGAAAAACTGGCCAACCCTGAAGGATTTGCTATTGTACTGGATCACTTTATTCCTGCAAAAGATATTGCATCTGCAAACCAAGCAAAAATCTCGAGAGATTTTGCAATGAAGCACGACTTAAAATACTTTTTTGATGAAAAAGATATGGGTATTGAACATGCACTTTTACCAGAGAAAGGGTTGGTATTACCAGGAGATGTCATCATTGGTGCAGATTCACACACCTGTACACATGGTGCGCTAGGAGCATTTTCTACAGGAATGGGAAGTACCGATATCTCATTTGGAATGATCACAGGTGGAAACTGGTTTAAAGTACCTGAGTCAATTAAAGTAATCTTTAAAGGAAAACCATCTGAGTTTGTTACAGGGAAAGATTTGATCTTAGAGATTATACGAATTTTAGGTGTAGATGGTGCCTTGTATAAAGCATTGGAGTTTACAGGAGATGCCATCCAATACTTAAGCATGGATGACCGATTCAGTTTATGTAATATGGCCATTGAAGCAGGAGCTAAAAACGGTATTGTGGCATACGATGAAATCACAAAAGAGTTTTTAGATTCAAGAGACTCTTTACGAGCTGAACCAAAAATTCATTACTCTGATGACGATGCAAACTACTGTCAAGTCATTGAAATTGATGTAGAAAAATTAGAGCCAGTGATTGCATACCCATTTTTACCATCTAATGGCCACTCTGTTTCTCAAGCAGTTGCGGATGAAATCAGAGTAGACCAAGTATTTATTGGAAGCTGTACCAACGGACGATTGAGTGACTTTAAAATCGCTGCAGAGATTCTAAAAGATAAAAAAGTGGCTCGACATGTACGATTGATTTTAACACCAGGGACTCAAAAAATCTTAAGAGATGCGACAAAACTGGGATACATTGATACATTAGTAGATGCAGGTGCAGTGGTTTCTAATCCTACCTGTGGAGCATGTTTAGGTGGATACATGGGGATTTTGGGAGATGATGAAGTGTGTATCTCTACTACAAACAGAAATTTTGTGGGACGAATGGGTTCACGAAGCTCTAAAATCTACTTAGCCAACTCTGCTGTGGCAGCTGCTTCAGCAATCTCAGGTTACATCACTGACCCAAGAAGCTTATAA